The following is a genomic window from Neodiprion lecontei isolate iyNeoLeco1 chromosome 4, iyNeoLeco1.1, whole genome shotgun sequence.
AGTTTCATCCTCATCGTGACAGAACGGGCAGGGTGGCGACAATTTTGCTCTCAAACAAAATCCCCTGACTTTTTCCCACGAAACTTGTGTAACATTGCTCCATAAGTTGCGCACTTTGAATACACAAATTTGGATCTAAAATAGATATAGCGGCGCTTCGCGTCAGACAAGTAATTAGAAATTTCACAATACCATTTCCGAAAGTTTTTCCCCAAATGTAATTCCCCGACTACTCCcggttttcccggttttcccggtTTTTCCCGGTCTGTCGCCACCCCGAATAAATTTCCCGGTAAAATCCTATCGTTCGTGTATCGTCTCACCGGCGTGGTGTAGGGCTGGGAGGCGAGTCGAATGCCGTCGTGCCTGAGTTTTTCCTGAATGAGCAGCCTCAGCTGTATTCTGGGTATCCTGACGAGCTCGGCCTTGCCCTCCTCGTACTCGTCGTTGAACTTGGCGAGTTCCTGCCCCCCGCTGGACGAGCTTGCGGTGGGAGAGGCGCGCTGCAGCTGCCCGTCCTTCTCGCTGGGGGGGCGTTCGGAGGAGGTCCTCGACGACTTCGAGCTGAGGTTGTCGCTGCAGAGGCAGTCGCTCGTCTCCTCGAGGGTGAAGTAGACGCTCGCCGCTCCCTCCTCCCTCAGGGTCTTCACCGACTGCAGCAGCCGGGTCCTGTGGGCCTGGGTGAATACGCCGATGGCGTCGAGGTCCGGGTCCCCGATCTGCTTGCATATCTCGAGATCGTCGTAGCCGTTGTCGATGAAGGACTCCGAGTACTGACCGAGGTGCAGCGACCTCAGCCACTCGACGACAATGTTGCTCGCTATCGTCATATCTCAACTTCGATGCGAGTTCAGACCGTCGCCCCCGCCGACCTCCGCCCCTGCGCTGCCCCCATATcacccacccccacccccacccccaccgACACCGACACCTGTCGCCTGGACACCACACAGAGATTACTTTATACTCTCATACCGGCGGTTTTCTACCACCCGCTGCTTGTCGCAACCTCTCGATgttaacccccccccccccgcccccctccACACCACCCCGCCGATTCGAAGATCGTTGTACGATACGTACACCTGTACCCGTGACGATCGAGTCTCACTGTTTGGGATCGGCAGACGCGGCGAAAGACACGCAAAACTTTGCCCTTCACTCGTCGACGAGCAACAACAAGTTTACGTTCTCGCGTTGGAACatcatagatatatgtatgtttaaTCTGCCGAGGTATCACAGGATCACACAATCACTTCGTtacgtaaaatatatacacacacgcacacactgTTGTTAGttcgaaagaaagaaggaaagaattAGCCGGCGAAGTGTCGGACGAAGCGTGGCgggaggagggagggagggagggggaggggggaggaggaagaaCACGAGGTCGTCGTCCTGGGAGAATAAGAAGATGAGGATGAAGAAGGACGCCTGCCTCTTACTAGTCTCGACTACTCGCAATCAGTGTTCCCttctttcgttctttctttctttctcaccGAAAGAAACTTCGGCCGACAGCTGATAAATAATCGACGTACAACGGTGCGACGAACGAAAGAAAACCAACAATCAATCCGCGAAGTATATATTATCGCGTAGTCCGGTCATCGTTCAATACCCATCGACGAATTCCACGAGGTCGTATGAAAAAACCGCGCGGCAGCTTTCGAACACCCGAAATTAATTGTCGCTCCGGCAGCTGCTCTGCCGCGATGGAGGCGCACGGCTCGACTGACGCGAGCCGGTTGCCAGACTCGATTCCATCCCCCCTCTGGCATGCCGGGAACGATCGACGGCGACGCTTTCATCCCCCTCTCCGacgcccccccccctgcccctcCACACACCCCGCCATCTCCGCCGACGCCGCTCCGCTCACTTCAACGCCGCTCACCGCCGTCGAATCATCGTCAGGTGTGTGCTAAAGGTGCGCAAACGACACGCGCagttctcctctcctctcctctcctctccactcctctcctctcctctcctctcctctcctcaccTCACCTCACCTCACCTCACCTCACCTCACCTCACTGCTCGTCATCACTCTTCGCGATCGCGAtttgtgtgtatacatatctatgtataatatcCGCCGTAAGGTATAAGGTGACTGGATGACCTTCCCGGCACGACAGGTATTGTACAGGTGATTGCGGTGAGTGACGTCGCTTTGGCTTTGAATACCTTGTATCTCTTTCACCGGGAGCTGCAATTTCTGATCTATATTATTGTTTCAAGGGGTGGAGGTGAGATTATAGAAACATCAAAGAACAGAAGGGGATCAATATCGAGATTTTAATAAagtcaaaatttaatttattagaATTTAAAACAGTACAGAAATTCGCGGTATGCGAAagttaaaaaatagaaaggcCAGAATGTAGAAGAGTCAGAATTCATCTCGATAACATAGAACCGTGTACAGATTCTAAATTCTGTCGttcccctttttttcttttgacctTTCTGTATTTTCGATTGTCTGTACTTggattttatacatacatgataAATCTACGAATTAGATTTTCACGTCCTTgcaaattcgatattttggtGCTTCTGTGAATCAGCTATTCTAGTTTTTTAACCCCACTCttctttcgtttcattttcccTGTGGTATACcggattaattaattaatcatcgATATTCGGAGGGCATGGAAATCTCTGGAGCCACCGAAGACGGTGAATTTTTCGGCTCGGCTGTCGTACGAAATATTCGCTTGTTTCAACTGATTCAAGGACAATAACCGAAAATTTGTGAAACAATTTCAACCGTgcatataaaaattataaaacaacGATGCCGTTTGGAGTAAAATATGGTCAATGCgaatctttttcattattataagtTATTCagattgaggaaaaataatataatgtaaatcCCTCTCTTTTgctgtatatatacatctaagtctatatatatatatatatatatatattcgataTTAAATCCGGGGGATGAAATTAATTCGGATTTATGTATCATATACCTTCTGCAATATCGAGAGAGGAGGGTGATTTGTCCtcggtgtttttcttcgtgtttttgtttctcttttacGTGATATACTCAAAGGAATGGGTATCGCAATtcaatgaaagtaaattgtTATTCAAAGGAAAGATAATTACTTGACgaaatatttcactttttccgGTCGTCGCAATCTATCGTGCAACTAGTGTAATGTCAGTGcaggatgaaacaaaaaaaacagggaaatgaatatttgttgggtttaaaataattaaaaacgaGTCGTATGCGTCTACGTAAAAGTCTCGAGGTGGATTGAATAAACAAGTGATTGTACAAATGTAACAAAAATATCGAGGAGCTTTTCattcggaataaaaaaaatcacgggCAACATTAACTCTCGCATGTTAACcaaattcatttcaacgaATACTGTGACGAACCTTTCGCGGATATGCGAAACGAGTTTTGATCCTCCCAATTTTCTAATTATACTCGGTATGAAAATCCGGCGCAGCGACAGCGGCAGCGGAACGGTATTTAATATTACCccgagagagaaaataaaacgtcGGTTAAATAAAATCGGGCTTAcacgagaaaaataattcgagcGAGGAGGGAGGGAAATTGGTTGGGTGTTTGGATTGGAGAGGATGTCGTGAAGGGGTCCTCGGTGTCCAGGACACGCGACGTCACACGCCGTTGTTGAGAGGAACTCTCGTCTCGCCGGCTGTCAAGCTGCTGCAGTGCCGACAGGGTGAATCCGTTTAATCAATTCCAGATGATCCGGAGCCGAGTGTAATGGCTGAAAATTGCCGTTTCGAAAAGTATACTCGGCGTTAAAGAATCGCCCATCAAACGCTGCGGATTCGTTCGGAtggttataaaattatacgaaattcGCAACCTGTCGCGAATATTATTCCTGCCTTCTCAGGTGAGCATTCGCCGTGTAAGTAGACGGAATAAAATAGCCACACGCTGCAGGCTGCGGCCTGAACAAAGCGCGAGTCGAGCCTCTAATGACGGAATCGAACTACCCTTAACGAACCGCAATAATTACCACCGTGCGACAAAAGGCGCCGGAGTGACAAAAGGAGAGAGTCGCTTTTGTAACGCGAGGATGAAAAAGTCgagaattaattataatcacGAACGTATAACGTGTCAGACTTCGTCTTCGGTTCGCacgattttataaataaatacatccTCAAACGCTTCGAATATTCTCGACCGGTTTTATCCGAAGGAATTGGAGAGAAAATAGGATTTCGGTAATGCACGATACAGCCTAGGGCGGTCCTTATTCGggggttggaaaaattttcattggtaCGCCTACCGGATCTGTTccgaattattaaaaaaaaaatctgtgtaaaGTTTAAAGCCTCTACGTCAACTCGAACACCTGCCTCTAAGCTCCGAAAGTTTTAAATGTAAGATACATGTAGTTTTTATAACAAGGtatttcgttttgtatgactttgatataaattaaaagacCGATTGGAAACTTGGCAAAGTAGTTGCATATAGTGATAAGAACAAAActtcagaatttcaaaattttgcaatCATCGTTCCAGCTTAATAAAAATGACGTTATTAAGTTTgcgttgaaaaagaaatatgttataaaattatgataaaattttgaaatttcaggtTTTGCGTCTATCATTATGACCAACAGCTCTGCCAAATTTCAAAGTCGGTCCCTTAATTTGTACCAaagtcatacaaaacgaaataactTGTTATAAAAGCTACAcgtattttacatttaaaacGTTCAGAGCTTAGAAGCACGTGTTCCAGTTGACGTAGAAGCTTGAAGCTATacagggattttttttcaacgtttcggATCGGGTCCAGATGACGTtccaatgaaaatttgtccaaGCCCcgaataaggaccaccctaaatTACACACCTGCTCGTTTTAGGCATATTTATTCTGCGGCACCGCTTAGCGGAAAGCAATCTTCTTACTACTATTCGCTGGCACAAATGGTAAACGGAAGCTCGGCCGATTAAGGGATTAGCTAGGGGAACAAAATACGCGCTGAAACCTCCCGCCGAGATGACAATGCGGGTGGCGAATGCCTCCTTTCTATTACGTCGCATTCCGCGTCGATTTCACGATTTTCCCCTGCGAGAAATCGCGTATTTATTTTGTCGAcgagaataatttatttaaatctcGGATGCggcgattaaaaaaatagataaaactTTCGACCGACTATCCGGTAATCGTCTCGAGGTTTCGGGCACTCAGGCTAATGCTCGACTAACGAGTACTACCGTAAAGCTGACAACGCACTTCCAGGACGGTAGGTACAAGCAACGCCGAGGATAAGACGACGACGCGCCTCCTGCAGCCTGGCAAGACAAAGAGATATTTACGCCGGTCGTTCACGTGCCCGTTGAACTCTGGAAACTTGGTTAGACTTTATGACCACCGTAAAACTGTAATACCTAGATAGGTAGAGAAAATCAATTCGTACCAATGAGTCATGGAAACGGAAATGGAAATTAGAATACCGGGCTCATGCGGAGCTTCCATGCTTCCATGGTACCATCAAAATTCTTATCGATCATCGCTTTGCGTCTTAAGGTTGGGCCGCTGGTACCCGCGCCGACCGGAAGTTCGTGCAGCCTTATTCAATTCAGCTCTGTGTAGGTATCGCTGTACGTACAGGTAAAGCACAGGTATGCCCGATAGCTGAGACCCGAATTAACGAGACACGCGTGTTTATCGTCAATTTGCATATCACgtgtattttatactttcgCATCGCGTTCAGAAtcggcgataaaaaaaatttacacattCGTTATCCTTATTACCCAGTTGTATCAAGAGCGGCCGATATCCCTTCGCGATAACGCCGAACAACCGACGGAAAAATCAATCCGCCCGTAAATGACGCGCCACTTTTTTTCCCGAACGGCTAATGAAGAGGACAAGTTCGTCCGCTGCAGGCAGCGGAACGCGCGTGTCGAGTTAAATGATGGATGACGACGTGAATCGATTCGACATCCGGTCCGCTTGACAGGTGTATTAGGATGCCTCTGTGACGTGCAAGGATCGACGTATACCGGGAGCCGATTATGACACCCGACGATCAACGCTGCTCCTTCTATTCGTTGTCTCCCTTTCTCCTTCTCACCGCTACAGTCAATCTTTCcccttttcaatttttaatctcGCCAAACGGGAACTCTCCAACGATCTCCCATAGCTGATTGCGAGTCGTTTACAGGCCGTTCCGACTATTTTTAAAGAACTAATGAAAGCCAGCTCGCATCCTGTCCGACAACTCCGACCAGACGCGAACGCTCTTCCGCTCGCTGTACGATGGAGAAAAGTCAGTCGAAAAATTATCACGTATTGAAATAAGTGTGTTGAAACTGTAAGCGAAAAAATGGTTCCAAATCTCTTGTTATCGGTGCATTTTTACACAGAATTCAACGGCCGCTGACACCGAGATATAAACTAGGTTTAATCTCGCCGCCCAACGGGAATGAAACACGCAAGACTGCCGTGCGGTGAAGCTCGAACTCCATTCTCGGATGCGTGGGTTCAAGGGAACAATTATTCCCGATACTGCGGATGATTCCTCGTACTTGAAGAGACGAGTAACGGAAATACGTATTTCTGTCTCAATCAGTTGGAGTGAGGAATCATTACCGACTTCCTTGTTACCTTTGACAAGACTTTTGGGTTTTTGAAACGGCTCGCCAGAGAGAAGATTAACGTTCGCTTCCGAGGTAAATGAGCGGCGATGATGTTCCTGTATTAGTAACCATCTGACGCCGGGTGAAATATATCCGTGTGTAATTagaaattcgataaaataaatcttCTCGTAAGTTTCCGTCTCGTTCGGTGACGTTACGTACGGAGATGAGGCGCAGGGCATAAAGCGTCGGCGCATGAGCTCCGTAGAAACACGTACGGCGGAATGTACGCAATTAAGCGGGATATACATCTTATGGGAATAAATTTACACCTGCAACTTATAAATCCTTCCAATTAGATTAACGAGGCCAATTACTTACCTCGCCTAATATAATGTACAGTCGGAGGGACGAGAGGGTTGAACAGCGCGAGAATTTAATTCTCGCCCAAAGACTATCGGTTCATTTCTCCCtcgaataagaataagaagaagatgGAGAAGGGCAAGAGAGAAAGTGAATCAACGAATCCGGAAAGGGGAACGAGAGCCGAGAAGTCCGGATCAAGGGGAGGTTTTCGCGCTAATTCGACGCCTGCCGAAAGTCGTAAAATAGTGCGTGACTCATGGTGATGGAGATGCGGATCAGGGATGTTTCGCAGGGTTAAGCCGGCGTCTCGAGAACCCGCGGACGAACCCACATGAAACGGGCACGTACATCTTCTACGGCTGGGGGTGCGATTACGATGATGACGGTCGGAAGCTGGAGTGTCACACGCCGCAACGCGGAAGCCCATTTCCGGTTCGAGTGGGCCGACCGGCGAGTTGACCGAGTTCGCTCCGCCGAAACCGAATTAAAACTTCCAACTTCCAACATTGAACTTTTCAACTCCTCGGTCGGGTTGATCAAATGAGCGCCGACAAATTGTGGAACGgctgaggtttttttttttttacgtcatcCGCGACGTCGCGGTTGTAACGAATACGGGACCGAAGATGGCTCGGTAAGTCTGAGTGAAGAGAGGGTAGGTACCACGatgttgagaaaataaatttcataattatttcacgtGAACATATTATGACACTACTACATATGATCTAGAAATGTATGATCTACGGTTAGAATGATTGGTCGTATTTGTATTTGGCTCGTTCAAAGGTGGTCCTTTCTCTACCACTTCTTGCTCGGCACGTTGTACGTGTATCCATCGCTGCCGGAATTACCAGCAACGTACGAACTCTGGACTCCGGGGTATACCGAGCTCCTGTAGCTGTCGCTGGATATTCCGGAAATCGAGCCCGCGGAACCGAATCCGAACGAGTTCTGGCCCACGTAAGATCCGATTCCAGAGTTGAAGTTGGCGACGGGTGCGGCGTAGCTGACGACACCGGAGTTAATCGCGGAATTTGCCTCGACGGAAACCGGGACTCCGTAGGTCTGGCGAACTGCGACTGGGACCGGGACCGGGTACGGGACGCGGACCGCTTGCGGGACCAGGACGGGAACAGGCCTGTCGACGGGCACGGGGTAGGGCCTGGTAACCTGAACGGGAACCGGCTGGGCGACGGGGACTGGAACGGGACGTCTGTACTCCACTGGAACCAATTGCGGGACGCGGACCGGTACCGTCCGGGTGACTTCGACCGGGTGTGGAACTCGCACTCCGACCTCGACCACTCGGTTTATCACCGTTCCGGTTATCGGTTCAGAGCTGCTCGACACTTGACGGGCTCCGACGATGGTGTTGGCCGATCCACCGTTGTAGGCACCGTAGCCGCTGTTGACGAATCCGCCGCTGTAGCCGTTGCCGATGATTCCGTTGCTGTAACCGTTGCTGATGATTCCACTGCCGTAGCCGTTGTTGATGACTCCGTTGCCGATGACTCCGTTACTGTAGACTCCGTTGCCGTAGACTCCGTTGCCGTAGACTCCGTTGCTGTAGACTCCGTTGCCGTATCCGTTGCCGTAGACTCCGTTGCTGTAGACTCCGTTGCCGTATCCGTTGCCGATGACTCCGCTGCTGTAACCGTTGTTGATGGGGTAAGCGTTGCTGGAGATGACGTCCGCGGCCGAGCTGCTGGAGGCGTCGAGGTAAGCGCCACGTCTGGAATGGTTTTTATCGGCTTCCTTGGCGATGGCGCCGACGGCCAAGAGGCAGAGCTGAAAAGTGAAGCGTCGCTTGTTAAAGATATTCGTCTATCAACTGCGGGGTGGGACCGTCGAGCGCCGAATGCGGCTTACGTTGTACCATACTCACGAGAAAAACGCGCATTTTGTGCTTGATGCGGGAGACGCCGAGAGATGAGTGTGCCTTCGATGATCGGTTTGCCGGTTTTTATACCGTTTTTGCCGCTCGGTGGTCGGGATGAACGAC
Proteins encoded in this region:
- the LOC107221083 gene encoding uncharacterized protein LOC107221083 isoform X2, with protein sequence MRVFLLCLLAVGAIAKEADKNHSRRGAYLDASSSSAADVISSNAYPINNGYSSGVIGNGYGNGVYSNGVYGNGVYGNGVYSNGVIGNGVINNGYGSGIISNGYSNGIIGNGYSGGFVNSGYGAYNGGSANTIVGARQVSSSSEPITGTVINRVVEVGVRVPHPVEVTRTVPVRVPQLVPVEYRRPVPVPVAQPVPVQVTRPYPVPVDRPVPVLVPQAVRVPYPVPVPVAVRQTYGVPVSVEANSAINSGVVSYAAPVANFNSGIGSYVGQNSFGFGSAGSISGISSDSYRSSVYPGVQSSYVAGNSGSDGYTYNVPSKKW
- the LOC107221083 gene encoding uncharacterized protein LOC107221083 isoform X1 encodes the protein MRVFLLCLLAVGAIAKEADKNHSRRGAYLDASSSSAADVISSNAYPINNGYSSGVIGNGYGNGVYSNGVYGNGYGNGVYSNGVYGNGVYGNGVYSNGVIGNGVINNGYGSGIISNGYSNGIIGNGYSGGFVNSGYGAYNGGSANTIVGARQVSSSSEPITGTVINRVVEVGVRVPHPVEVTRTVPVRVPQLVPVEYRRPVPVPVAQPVPVQVTRPYPVPVDRPVPVLVPQAVRVPYPVPVPVAVRQTYGVPVSVEANSAINSGVVSYAAPVANFNSGIGSYVGQNSFGFGSAGSISGISSDSYRSSVYPGVQSSYVAGNSGSDGYTYNVPSKKW